TCTTTCACGCCTTTGGCCGCCAGTTCGCGGGCATTGTCCAATACATTGGCGATACTGTCGCTACGGCTGATGCCCCGCGCCATGGGGATGGTACAGAAAGAGCAGTTGTAATCGCAGCCATCCTGCACTTTAAGGAAAGTGCGGGTGCGGTCGTTGACGGACCAGGAGGCATGGAAGGTGTTCACATCCGCAATATCGCAGGAACAGATCTTTGCGCTGTCGCCTTTGGTCAGTTCCCGGATATGGTCTGCAACATTGAACTTCTCCGCGGCCCCCAGCACGAGGTCCACCCCGGGGATGCTGGCGATCTCCTGCGGTTTCAGCTGGGCATAACAACCGGTGATCACTACCAGGCTCTCCGGCGCCCTGCGCTGGATACGGCGCACCAGCTGCCGGCATTCCTTGTCCGCATTGTCCGTCACGGAACAGGTATTGATCACATACACATCCGCCGCATCGTCAAAATTCCTTTTAACGAACCCGTCCTTCTCCAGTAACCTGCTGATGGTAGAGGTTTCGGAGAAATTCAGCTTGCAGCCGAGCGTATGGAATGCTACTGTTTTTGCCTGTGACATAAGGAGGGCAAAGTTACGATGTTTTGTTTAATTCCTTATCTTTCCGCTTTCAAGACCCGGGGAGCGGTTTTTTACATTTGATCTTTAATCTTTACTTTTTTGCTGCGCGTGTTAATGAAATGTTTGCAGGCTCTTTACAGCCTCTATGCTTTGATCGTCTGGCTGGCGATCATGTTCCTGATCCTGCCGCCAATTATTCTCGTGTCTTTTCTCGGAAAAGTGAAGGGTGGCAACATCGTGTTCTATTTTCTGCGTTTCTGGGCGCACGTCTGGTTCCCTGCTGTGGGCATCATTGTGAGAAAGACCTGGCAGTCGCCGCAAACCAGCGATCCATGCATCTATCTCGCCAACCATTCCTCTTACCTGGACGCCGCACTGGCCGTAAAGGTAATGCCCTTGCCCTTCCGGCCGCTGGGGAAAAGCGAGTTGTCGAAAATACCGTTATTCGGACTGATCTACAGCCGTTCCGTAGTGCCGGTTGACCGCAAGACGGCAAAAAGCCGCGCGCAAAGCATGCGGGATATGCTGTATATGATCCGGCGGAACGTTTCCCTGCTGATCTTCCCGGAAGGCACTACCAACGAAACGGAACAGCCGCTGCTTCCTTTCCATAGCGGCGCTTTCCGGATAGCGATCGAAACGCAGACACAGATACGCCCGGTGTTGTACGTGGATAACCATGCCCGCCTTGCCAAGATAAAATTCATGTCGCTGAACCCGGGCCCCTGCCGCGTAGTGTTCCTGCCACCGGTTCCCGTAGCGGGACTGACCATGGAGGATGTACCGCAGCTGAAGAAACAGGTCCGGCAGATGATGGAAGATGAATTACGCAAATACCGCAACTATCCTGCCCTGCAGGCCATATGAAATTTGTTGATGTCATATTGCCCCTGGCATTGCCCAGGAATTACACGTATGCCGTGCCCCCGGAGATGGAAGATACCATCCGCGTGGGAAGCCGTGTGGCCGTTCCCCTGGGCCGGCAGAAAAGATATGCGGGTATCGTAAAGGCTATTCACGAACAGGCTCCTTCCGCATACAAGACAAAGCCGGTGATGGACCTGCTGGACAAAGAGCCTGTCGTATATCCCACACAGTTAGCTTTTTGGGAATGGGTCGCACAGTACTACATGTGCAACGAAGGTGATGTGCTGAATGCCGCCCTTCCCGCGCATCTCAAGCTCTCCAGCGAAACCGTCCTGCTTTTTAATGATGCCTTCGGCGATGATTTTACCCTGCTGGACGATCATGAATACCTCGTAGCCGAAGCCCTGCACATCCGTAAGGAGCTGCGCATTGGCGAAGTACAGCTGATCCTCGACCGCTCCGATGTGTATTCCGTGATCAAGAAACTGATCGAAAAACAGGTTTGTCTCGTTTACGAAGAGATGAAGGAAGCCTATAAAGAGAAGAAAGAGAATTACATCCTCCTGAACCCTGCTTACGAAGGCGATGAGCAACTGGCCCCGCTGTTCGACGAGCTGGCCCGTGCGCCCAAGCAGATGGAGCTGCTGCTGGCCTACCTGCACCTGCTGAAAACACAGGGCGATGTAGCGCAAAGCGAACTGCTGAAGAAATCCGGCGCCTCTCCCGCACAGCTCAAGGGACTGGTGGACAAACAGATATTACAGATCGATAAACGGACGGTAGACCGCATCCGCATGGGCAGAATGGAGGCGCAGATCGATTTTATCCTCAGCCCCGCACAGGAGAAGGCCCTGACAGAAGTAAAGGCCTGCTTTACCGAAAAACAGGTGACCCTGCTGCATGGCGTCACATCCAGCGGCAAAACGGAACTGTACGTGAAGCTGATGGAAGAAAGCCTGGCCACCGGCAAACAGGTGTTATACCTGCTGCCGGAGATCGCGTTGACCGCGCAGATCATCCGGCGCTTGCAGAAACATTTCGGCGGCCAGATCGGTATTTATCATTCCCGTTTTTCCAATAATGAACGGGTGGAGATATGGAACAAGGTGAAGAGCGGGGAGATACGGATTGTGCTGGGCGCGAGATCCAGCCTGCTGCTGCCTTTCCGTGATCTGGGCCTGATCATCCTGGATGAGGAGCATGATGCTTCGTTCAAGCAGCAGGACCCCGCCCCCCGCTACCATGCCCGCGATGCGGCGATATACTACGCCGCGCTCTTCAAAGCGAAAGTATTGCTCGGCTCCGCCACCCCTTCGCTTGAATCTTATTTCAATGCCAGGCAAGGCAAATACGGTCTTGTTACCTTGCAGGAACGCTTCGGCGGCATTGCCATGCCGGTGATCGAGATCGTGGACATGAAAAAGGAAACGGCGTTAAAAGAAGTGGTGAACAACTTCACTTCCGTGCTGCGGGAAGGCATCCGGCAATCCCTGGAAGCCGGCAAACAGGTGATCCTTTTCCAGAATCGCCGCGGCTATGCGCCTTTCCTGCTTTGCACCACCTGCGGCTGGATACCCAACTGCAAGCAATGCGATGTTTCATTGACCTGGCATAAGCATCTGGACAAGCTCCATTGCCATTACTGCGGCACCAGGTACCCATACATTTATACCTGCGCCGCCTGCGGCAGCCAGACGCTGATGCCGAAGAACTTCGGTACGGAAAAGATCGAGGAAGACCTGCAGCAGCTTTTCCCGGATGCCCGCATCGCGCGGATGGATATGGATGCTATCCGGAGCAAGGACAGCCACAATAAAATGATCCTGCTCCTGGAGCAAAAAGAGATAGACATCCTGGTAGGTACACAAATGGTCGTAAAGGGCCTGGATTTCGAGAACGTGAACCTGGTAGGCATTATCAGCGCGGACAGCCTGCTGAGCTTTCCGGACTTCCGGGTGAACGAACGGGCCTTTCAGCTGATGGAACAGGTAAGCGGCCGTTCAGGCAGGAGGGACGGGCAGGGCAAAGTGATCATCCAGGCGAGCAATACTAACCACCCGGTATTGCGGGATGTTACCGCGCATGACTACACGTCCATGTACGAAAGGGAGATCGCGGAACGGGAGAAATTCGGCTATCCGCCATTTTACCGCCTGCTGAAGGTCACCGTACGGCATAAGAAACAACCAACGGCCGAACAGGCTGCATTGATATTGGGCAACTGGATCAGGCCACAGCTGGGAGCTCAGCTGGTGGGGCCCGCTGCGCCGCCGGTGAGCCGCGTAAGGGGATTCTACCTGCAGGAAATGTTGATCAAACTGCCGCGGGATACTAAAAAGATCGCGCAGATCAAACACATGCTGAAAGAATATTTCTCCCAGCTGCAGATAGAAAAACAATTCCGCTCGGTGGTCATCACGCCGGACGTGGATTGTATATAGACCGCTGGTCCGGGAAACCTCCTGTAAACCTTTTCCCTTTAATGATCATTCCCTTCAGCCCGGATGCAACGTGACATACGATTGTTAGTTATATTTGTTCCGTTAATAAAGAAAGGTCATTTGAACACTACGCTATGAGGGTACAAGAAAACGTTTCGCTCCGGCCATACAACACATTCGGCATTGATGCAAAGGCCCGTTATTTCACTTCTTTTCATTCGCAGGAAGAATTGCTGACGGTACTGGCATCGCAGGAATGGAAGCACGCGCGCAAAATGATACTGGGCGGCGGCAGCAACATCCTGTTCACACAGGATTTTGACGGCCTGGTGATGAAGAACGGGATCAAGGGCATCAGCGTATTGCGGGAGGATGATGAGTTTGTGTATGTGCAGGCCGGCGCCGGCGAGAACTGGCACGAGTTCGTGATGTACTGTATCGGGCAGGAGCTGGCCGGACTGGAAAACCTGTCGCTGATCCCCGGGAATGTGGGGGCCAGTCCCATGCAGAATATCGGCGCCTATGGCGTGGAGATCAGGGATACTTTTTTTGAGCTGGAAGCTTTTCATCTGCATGATCATGCGCTGGTGAAATTCGATAACGCCGCCTGTGCCTTCGGCTACCGGGAAAGCGTTTTCAAACGGCAGTATAAGGACCAGTTCGTGATCCTCAATGTAACCTACCGGCTGCTTAAACAACCACGTTTCAATACCAGTTACGGCGCCATCGAGCAGGAACTGCAGCGCATGGGCGTTACCGTACCGTCCATCCGCGCCATCAGCGATGCCGTTATCAATATCCGCTCTTCCAAGCTGCCCAATCCCGCCGAGATCGGCAATGCCGGCAGCTTTTTCAAGAACCCTGAAGTGACGCGGGAAAAGTATGAAGCCCTGAAAGCAGCTTTTCCGGAGATCGTGGCGTACCCTTTACCGGAAGATCACTTCAAGCTGGCCGCAGGCTGGCTGATAGAGCAATGCGGATGGAAGGGGTACCGGGACGGTGATGCGGGGATACACGCGCGGCAGGCGCTGGTGCTGGTCAACTACGGCCAGGCAAAAGGAGCGGAGCTGGTGGAGCTGGCCTGGAAAGTGGTGGACAGCGTAAAGGAAAAGTTCGGCGTGGTGCTGGAAAGGGAAGTGAATATTGTCTGATGCGTATGTTTTCAGCGGTTGCACGGACGTAACCCTGCGGCGCAAGTCTGCATCAACCCTTCTGCTGTTTGATCGGCAACCCTGCAATTAACCCTTTTGTTTGATCGCGTTCAGGATCAGTTCCGCATGTTCGCGGGAATTCTCTATAAACCACTTGTGCGTATTCATGCCGCCGCAAACCACACCCGCCAGGAATATGCCGGGCATATTGGTTTCCATGGTTTCAGGATTGTACACCGGGCATCTCACCGCATCCGGCGATAACGCAATACCGGTTTTCTCCAGGAAGTTGAAATCAGGCTGGTATCCGGTAGCGGCGATCACAAAGTCATTGGGGATGGTCACCATGCCGTCCGGCGTTTGAATATCTACTTCATTTTCCCGTATAGCCGTTAATGTTGAATGGAAGTATGCTTTAACGCTGCCCTCGCTGATACGGTTCTCGATATCCGGTTTCACCCAGTATTTCACGCGTTTCCCGATCTCTCCTTCACGGATCACCATCGTTACTTCCGCGCCTTTTCTGTAGGTTTCCAGCGCTGCGTCCACAGATGAATTGTTCGCGCCCACTACTACTACGCGCTGTGTGGCGTAGAAATGCGGGTCTTTATAATAGTGGGTGACCTTTGCCAGATGCTCGCCGGGGATATGCAGCATATTGGGGATGTCGTAAAATCCGGTTGCAATGATG
This genomic stretch from Chitinophaga sp. XS-30 harbors:
- the priA gene encoding primosomal protein N'; amino-acid sequence: MKFVDVILPLALPRNYTYAVPPEMEDTIRVGSRVAVPLGRQKRYAGIVKAIHEQAPSAYKTKPVMDLLDKEPVVYPTQLAFWEWVAQYYMCNEGDVLNAALPAHLKLSSETVLLFNDAFGDDFTLLDDHEYLVAEALHIRKELRIGEVQLILDRSDVYSVIKKLIEKQVCLVYEEMKEAYKEKKENYILLNPAYEGDEQLAPLFDELARAPKQMELLLAYLHLLKTQGDVAQSELLKKSGASPAQLKGLVDKQILQIDKRTVDRIRMGRMEAQIDFILSPAQEKALTEVKACFTEKQVTLLHGVTSSGKTELYVKLMEESLATGKQVLYLLPEIALTAQIIRRLQKHFGGQIGIYHSRFSNNERVEIWNKVKSGEIRIVLGARSSLLLPFRDLGLIILDEEHDASFKQQDPAPRYHARDAAIYYAALFKAKVLLGSATPSLESYFNARQGKYGLVTLQERFGGIAMPVIEIVDMKKETALKEVVNNFTSVLREGIRQSLEAGKQVILFQNRRGYAPFLLCTTCGWIPNCKQCDVSLTWHKHLDKLHCHYCGTRYPYIYTCAACGSQTLMPKNFGTEKIEEDLQQLFPDARIARMDMDAIRSKDSHNKMILLLEQKEIDILVGTQMVVKGLDFENVNLVGIISADSLLSFPDFRVNERAFQLMEQVSGRSGRRDGQGKVIIQASNTNHPVLRDVTAHDYTSMYEREIAEREKFGYPPFYRLLKVTVRHKKQPTAEQAALILGNWIRPQLGAQLVGPAAPPVSRVRGFYLQEMLIKLPRDTKKIAQIKHMLKEYFSQLQIEKQFRSVVITPDVDCI
- a CDS encoding 1-acyl-sn-glycerol-3-phosphate acyltransferase, yielding MKCLQALYSLYALIVWLAIMFLILPPIILVSFLGKVKGGNIVFYFLRFWAHVWFPAVGIIVRKTWQSPQTSDPCIYLANHSSYLDAALAVKVMPLPFRPLGKSELSKIPLFGLIYSRSVVPVDRKTAKSRAQSMRDMLYMIRRNVSLLIFPEGTTNETEQPLLPFHSGAFRIAIETQTQIRPVLYVDNHARLAKIKFMSLNPGPCRVVFLPPVPVAGLTMEDVPQLKKQVRQMMEDELRKYRNYPALQAI
- a CDS encoding YpdA family putative bacillithiol disulfide reductase, whose amino-acid sequence is MDKHVELLIIGGGPIGLACALAAQKEGTDYVIIERGCLVNSLYRYPLNMTFFSTSERLEIGGIPFVSNNAKPTRPEALEYYRRVATSKDVNIRLFESVEAVKPENGHYKVVTSKQIYTARYIIIATGFYDIPNMLHIPGEHLAKVTHYYKDPHFYATQRVVVVGANNSSVDAALETYRKGAEVTMVIREGEIGKRVKYWVKPDIENRISEGSVKAYFHSTLTAIRENEVDIQTPDGMVTIPNDFVIAATGYQPDFNFLEKTGIALSPDAVRCPVYNPETMETNMPGIFLAGVVCGGMNTHKWFIENSREHAELILNAIKQKG
- the murB gene encoding UDP-N-acetylmuramate dehydrogenase, producing MRVQENVSLRPYNTFGIDAKARYFTSFHSQEELLTVLASQEWKHARKMILGGGSNILFTQDFDGLVMKNGIKGISVLREDDEFVYVQAGAGENWHEFVMYCIGQELAGLENLSLIPGNVGASPMQNIGAYGVEIRDTFFELEAFHLHDHALVKFDNAACAFGYRESVFKRQYKDQFVILNVTYRLLKQPRFNTSYGAIEQELQRMGVTVPSIRAISDAVINIRSSKLPNPAEIGNAGSFFKNPEVTREKYEALKAAFPEIVAYPLPEDHFKLAAGWLIEQCGWKGYRDGDAGIHARQALVLVNYGQAKGAELVELAWKVVDSVKEKFGVVLEREVNIV